From Pseudothermotoga thermarum DSM 5069, a single genomic window includes:
- a CDS encoding DeoR/GlpR family DNA-binding transcription regulator yields the protein MFTEERRKMIIEILKQNGKVTVEELVEQFKVSSVTIRKDLDALEANGLLVRTHGGAMLPDHSRSEWNFLRKIHQKQAEKRRIAKKIVSLITDGDTIILDSSSTNYYVTFELRQAKFNSITVVTNNVFIAAKLIELGIEVLVLGGVVRENSLSLVGPWTLKFLEEINVDKAFLGTTGFSFEKGFMTPSIVEADVKKAMIRSSSKVYIVTDSTKFYRSAFASFATPEEIDGVITDFGIPPECEKYLLEKGMEVYKV from the coding sequence ATGTTTACAGAAGAAAGAAGGAAAATGATAATTGAAATACTAAAACAAAACGGTAAAGTCACAGTTGAAGAACTTGTAGAGCAGTTCAAGGTAAGTAGTGTAACCATTAGAAAAGATCTTGACGCTTTGGAAGCAAATGGACTTTTGGTTCGAACACATGGAGGAGCTATGCTTCCCGATCATTCACGCTCTGAATGGAATTTTTTAAGGAAAATTCATCAAAAACAAGCCGAAAAAAGGCGAATAGCTAAAAAAATTGTTTCACTCATAACCGATGGTGATACAATAATTCTCGATAGCAGTAGCACAAATTATTACGTGACCTTTGAACTTAGACAAGCTAAGTTCAATTCAATAACTGTTGTTACAAACAACGTCTTCATAGCGGCAAAATTGATAGAATTGGGTATCGAAGTTTTAGTATTGGGTGGGGTTGTAAGGGAAAACAGTTTATCCCTCGTTGGACCATGGACTTTGAAATTTTTGGAGGAAATAAACGTCGACAAAGCTTTCCTTGGAACTACCGGTTTTTCGTTCGAAAAAGGCTTTATGACACCAAGTATTGTTGAGGCTGATGTTAAAAAAGCAATGATAAGAAGTTCATCAAAGGTATATATCGTGACCGATTCAACAAAATTCTATAGAAGTGCCTTTGCCTCATTTGCAACACCAGAAGAAATAGACGGCGTGATAACTGATTTTGGAATACCACCTGAATGTGAAAAATATCTTTTGGAAAAAGGGATGGAAGTTTACAAAGTATAG
- the iolM gene encoding scyllo-inosose 3-dehydrogenase encodes MKAVRLHAKWDPKPDFKLGPKDIEGKLTWLGSKVWRYPKVVVEEVPEPKIQKPTEVIIQVKACGICGSDVHMAQADKDGYILYPGLTGFPVTLGHEFSGIVVEAGPEAINRRTNKRFEPGEPVTSEEMFWCGICRPCAEGYPNHCENLREIGFDVDGAFAEYVVSDAKYLWSLRELENVYTGDKLFLAGSLVEPTSVAYHAVIERGGGIRPGDNVVILGGGPIGLAAVAILKRAGAAKVILSEPSEKRRNLAKELGADVVVDPTKENLVDVVLDSTNGMGAKLYLEATGLPQIVWKDIEEIIWRARGVNSTVVIVARADAKIPLTGEVFQVRMARVVGSQGHSGHGNFPRVISLMASGMDMTKIISKVVKLEEIPEYIIRLQTDKELVKVTMLNP; translated from the coding sequence GTGAAAGCAGTTAGATTACATGCCAAATGGGATCCAAAACCTGATTTTAAGCTTGGACCAAAAGATATCGAAGGCAAGCTAACGTGGTTAGGTAGCAAGGTTTGGAGGTATCCCAAGGTTGTAGTCGAAGAAGTGCCTGAGCCAAAAATTCAAAAACCAACGGAGGTCATCATCCAAGTAAAAGCGTGCGGTATCTGTGGCAGCGATGTACACATGGCTCAAGCTGACAAAGATGGATATATTCTTTATCCTGGCTTAACTGGTTTCCCAGTAACCTTGGGTCACGAGTTTTCTGGAATAGTTGTTGAAGCAGGACCAGAAGCGATAAACAGAAGGACGAACAAAAGGTTCGAGCCTGGAGAACCTGTAACTTCTGAAGAAATGTTCTGGTGCGGTATTTGTAGACCATGTGCTGAGGGTTATCCAAACCATTGCGAGAACTTGAGAGAAATTGGTTTTGATGTAGACGGTGCTTTCGCAGAGTATGTTGTGTCCGACGCAAAATACCTTTGGAGCTTACGAGAACTTGAAAACGTCTATACTGGCGACAAGCTGTTCTTAGCAGGAAGTTTAGTTGAACCAACGTCTGTTGCGTATCATGCTGTTATAGAACGCGGCGGAGGTATTCGACCTGGTGACAACGTGGTGATACTTGGTGGAGGTCCAATAGGACTTGCCGCGGTTGCAATACTTAAAAGAGCAGGCGCTGCGAAGGTGATTCTTTCTGAACCTTCCGAAAAAAGAAGAAATCTTGCAAAAGAACTTGGAGCCGATGTTGTTGTAGATCCAACGAAAGAAAATTTGGTTGACGTTGTTTTGGACAGCACAAACGGAATGGGAGCCAAATTGTATTTGGAAGCAACAGGGTTGCCACAAATCGTTTGGAAAGATATTGAGGAAATAATTTGGAGAGCACGAGGTGTTAACTCCACAGTGGTGATCGTCGCTAGGGCGGATGCCAAAATACCTTTAACAGGAGAGGTTTTCCAAGTTAGAATGGCTCGTGTTGTCGGCTCGCAAGGGCATTCTGGTCATGGAAACTTTCCAAGAGTTATAAGCTTGATGGCTTCTGGTATGGATATGACGAAAATCATTTCAAAGGTAGTGAAACTCGAAGAAATCCCAGAATACATTATAAGACTTCAAACCGATAAGGAACTTGTCAAAGTAACCATGCTCAATCCGTGA
- a CDS encoding Gfo/Idh/MocA family protein — protein sequence MEKVKVGLVGAGGIGQVHLEILSTFDDVKIAGVMDIDESRARHVAEKYQARVYTNLKDMKNDGIDAVYITTPNKTHFKYAMEALELGFNVFCEKPMTTSLEEAIELEKKVKEKNAVFQLGHNRRFAYVYSFMKQKIESGELKPYSFQIKMNRGELLNPPWTSDRNYTGGFLYESTVHLFDMACWLFGDVEEMFVLGKKSIYPDYDDWAIVMKMKNGILGTFTSCAHASWMIPFERVEVYGEHMMMSNDEMEKVHFCKGLGKEVESHDYTKVDFKEKWGYVRENRAFIDCVKEHKTPPVTVSDGVRVIRIIDACYKAVESGNPHVRLEG from the coding sequence ATGGAAAAAGTCAAAGTAGGGCTTGTTGGAGCAGGAGGGATTGGTCAAGTTCATCTTGAAATCTTGTCAACCTTTGATGATGTAAAAATAGCCGGTGTTATGGATATAGATGAATCTCGTGCTAGACATGTTGCAGAAAAGTATCAAGCAAGGGTTTACACTAACCTTAAGGATATGAAAAATGATGGAATTGATGCTGTTTACATAACCACTCCAAACAAGACTCACTTCAAATACGCCATGGAAGCTTTAGAACTTGGTTTTAATGTTTTCTGCGAAAAGCCTATGACAACATCTTTGGAGGAAGCTATAGAACTTGAAAAGAAGGTTAAGGAGAAAAACGCTGTTTTCCAACTCGGTCACAACAGAAGGTTTGCCTATGTTTATTCCTTTATGAAACAAAAGATTGAGTCCGGCGAATTAAAACCATACTCATTTCAAATAAAAATGAACAGAGGGGAGTTGTTAAATCCGCCGTGGACAAGCGATAGAAACTATACAGGAGGTTTTCTCTACGAAAGCACTGTGCATTTGTTTGACATGGCGTGTTGGCTCTTTGGAGACGTTGAGGAAATGTTCGTGCTTGGCAAAAAAAGTATCTATCCAGATTACGACGATTGGGCAATTGTGATGAAAATGAAAAACGGAATCTTAGGTACCTTCACTTCTTGTGCTCATGCAAGTTGGATGATTCCATTTGAAAGAGTAGAAGTTTACGGTGAGCACATGATGATGTCAAATGACGAAATGGAAAAAGTTCACTTTTGCAAAGGCTTGGGGAAAGAAGTTGAGAGTCACGATTACACCAAAGTGGATTTCAAAGAAAAATGGGGATATGTTAGAGAAAATCGAGCTTTTATCGATTGTGTTAAAGAACATAAAACTCCGCCAGTAACCGTCAGCGATGGAGTTAGAGTTATTCGAATAATCGATGCTTGTTACAAAGCGGTTGAATCTGGAAATCCGCACGTAAGATTGGAGGGATAA
- the iolN gene encoding 3-dehydro-scyllo-inosose hydrolase, which produces MSKWQIPPEGGHMERPSGVYFQTMTMKEIQERLQKCDLIIIPVGSTENHGPNAPTGEDTFLVTRMAEQVALRTGCTVAEPIWYGYHPYHHIGMPGTVPVKDEAFIDYLVSVIAGFWNTGFRKQILLNGHGQEFVIPVAIHKFAKIFQVPAMIFNVNWYHAIQDKFKTKEEGGPYETRFIHADEVETSWSLALFPEFCHQEWAVDTTPRGYLPEGHIDKAGNLLHRPIAWYGHVGGGPIEVAAYPEGVVGKATAADANKAKEGIEAFLDYLEKLVRDIMEKYPPGKLPPANELSQRSQEELEAVLKKPFEKGWRSIYSIGNMW; this is translated from the coding sequence GTGTCAAAGTGGCAAATACCGCCTGAAGGCGGGCACATGGAGCGTCCAAGTGGTGTGTATTTTCAAACTATGACAATGAAAGAGATACAAGAAAGACTTCAAAAATGTGACTTGATAATAATACCAGTTGGAAGTACAGAAAACCATGGTCCAAATGCTCCAACGGGTGAAGATACTTTTTTGGTCACCAGGATGGCTGAACAAGTTGCACTTAGAACAGGATGTACCGTAGCTGAACCAATATGGTATGGTTACCATCCTTACCATCACATAGGGATGCCCGGGACAGTTCCAGTTAAAGACGAAGCGTTCATCGATTATCTTGTAAGTGTTATCGCTGGTTTTTGGAACACAGGTTTTAGGAAACAAATTCTTTTGAATGGTCATGGTCAAGAATTTGTCATACCCGTTGCAATTCACAAATTTGCAAAGATTTTCCAAGTACCAGCAATGATATTCAACGTCAATTGGTACCACGCAATACAAGATAAATTCAAAACCAAAGAAGAAGGAGGACCGTATGAGACGCGGTTCATTCACGCCGACGAGGTGGAAACTTCCTGGAGTTTGGCACTGTTTCCAGAATTCTGCCATCAAGAATGGGCGGTTGATACTACTCCACGTGGGTATTTACCGGAAGGACACATAGACAAAGCAGGGAACTTACTCCATCGACCAATAGCTTGGTATGGACATGTTGGAGGAGGACCTATTGAGGTTGCAGCTTATCCAGAGGGAGTTGTAGGAAAAGCAACTGCAGCAGACGCCAACAAAGCCAAGGAGGGTATAGAAGCTTTCCTGGATTACCTTGAAAAACTTGTAAGAGACATTATGGAAAAATATCCTCCAGGGAAGCTTCCACCAGCCAACGAGCTTTCGCAAAGATCTCAAGAAGAACTTGAAGCGGTTTTGAAAAAACCGTTTGAAAAGGGTTGGAGGAGCATATACAGTATAGGTAACATGTGGTAA
- a CDS encoding sugar ABC transporter substrate-binding protein, translating to MKRLLVLGVIMLTVVAFSFTFYVVSHGGPADPFWGVVMKGVQDAAQKFGVNAIYLGPEKFSIKEFIDLVNSAIARKPDGLVVTMTNPVALDEPLRQAIKMGIPVVAINVPDDRPVGERIPYLCYVGMNEYLAGVYAARRMLQEFTPKRAVVAIHEPGHVGLEARAKGIADVLGEKKIPVEKLDITTDPTKALTLLKSYLMKYPDTDAIFTLGPLGAHPAIQLVEEEKLVGKVKIGAIDLTPKITEAIRKGVVVFTIDQQQYLQGYLPIVFLYMYKTYGLIPVGDVLTGPFIVDKSNVDIVEETVKAGYR from the coding sequence GTGAAAAGGTTGCTGGTGCTTGGGGTTATCATGTTAACGGTTGTTGCATTCAGCTTCACATTTTACGTTGTATCACATGGTGGTCCAGCTGATCCGTTCTGGGGCGTTGTCATGAAAGGAGTTCAGGATGCAGCTCAAAAATTCGGTGTAAACGCAATTTACCTTGGCCCAGAGAAATTTTCGATCAAAGAATTTATCGACCTAGTCAACAGTGCCATTGCGAGAAAACCGGATGGATTGGTTGTGACGATGACCAACCCTGTTGCTTTAGATGAACCGTTGCGTCAAGCAATCAAGATGGGAATACCAGTTGTAGCTATCAACGTTCCGGATGATAGACCTGTTGGAGAAAGAATACCATACTTGTGCTATGTGGGGATGAATGAATATCTTGCAGGAGTTTATGCAGCAAGAAGAATGCTTCAAGAATTTACACCGAAACGAGCAGTGGTAGCGATTCACGAGCCAGGGCACGTTGGGCTTGAAGCAAGAGCAAAGGGTATTGCCGATGTTCTTGGAGAGAAGAAGATCCCAGTGGAGAAACTTGATATTACCACAGATCCAACAAAAGCTTTGACGTTGCTAAAGAGCTACTTGATGAAATACCCGGATACAGATGCTATCTTCACACTTGGGCCGCTTGGCGCTCATCCAGCTATTCAACTAGTTGAAGAAGAGAAGCTTGTTGGAAAGGTCAAAATAGGTGCCATAGATCTTACGCCAAAAATAACTGAAGCAATCAGAAAAGGTGTAGTAGTTTTTACAATTGATCAGCAACAGTACCTGCAAGGATATTTACCAATTGTCTTTTTGTACATGTACAAGACATATGGACTTATACCGGTTGGAGATGTTCTAACTGGCCCATTCATTGTAGATAAATCAAACGTTGATATTGTTGAGGAAACCGTCAAGGCTGGATACCGTTGA
- a CDS encoding ABC transporter permease, whose translation MQQQKNFSVIPLFRIKELGAIVGVGIFFVVFSMISKRFLSIDNFFNTLTMAAELGIIAAGVCMLMISGEFDLSVGAVFAVVSMTFALLINNGFDPLFSLFISLFLSALVGLVNGLVTVKTGIPSFITTLGMMMFWRGILLAVTGGFPIMLQKRVPLLNYFGGRIYGGLRYSAIWFIILAFVVWFILERTRYGNWTFATGGNLGAAKALGVPTEKIKISNFVISSLLAGFSGITTFARFRIVDPTFGLEMELEAIAACVMGGTLLTGGYGSVLGAAVGAVMISMVRNGLVLAGAPAYWYRAFIGVILIVAAVINARIRKKVAG comes from the coding sequence TTGCAGCAGCAAAAAAATTTCTCCGTTATTCCATTATTCCGGATCAAGGAACTTGGTGCAATCGTAGGTGTTGGGATCTTCTTTGTTGTTTTCTCTATGATTTCAAAGCGATTTTTGAGTATAGACAACTTTTTCAACACATTGACCATGGCTGCGGAGCTTGGAATCATAGCAGCTGGCGTTTGCATGTTGATGATAAGCGGAGAATTTGACCTATCTGTTGGAGCAGTTTTTGCCGTTGTGTCTATGACATTTGCTTTACTTATAAACAATGGTTTTGATCCTCTTTTTTCACTGTTTATCTCGCTTTTTTTATCCGCTCTTGTGGGACTTGTCAACGGTTTGGTAACTGTTAAGACGGGTATACCTTCTTTTATAACGACTCTTGGAATGATGATGTTTTGGAGAGGAATCCTGCTCGCTGTGACTGGTGGTTTTCCCATAATGCTTCAAAAACGTGTTCCTTTGCTCAACTATTTTGGTGGACGAATTTACGGTGGGCTTCGCTATTCAGCTATTTGGTTTATCATTTTAGCTTTTGTAGTGTGGTTCATCCTTGAAAGAACTCGTTATGGTAATTGGACATTTGCCACGGGTGGTAATCTTGGTGCTGCGAAAGCTCTTGGTGTACCAACGGAGAAAATTAAAATCTCAAATTTTGTGATAAGTTCCCTTTTAGCTGGCTTTTCAGGTATCACAACTTTTGCAAGATTTAGGATAGTCGACCCAACCTTTGGACTTGAAATGGAACTTGAGGCAATTGCTGCATGTGTTATGGGTGGAACATTGTTGACTGGAGGATATGGAAGCGTCCTTGGAGCGGCGGTAGGAGCTGTGATGATAAGCATGGTTCGAAATGGTCTTGTTCTTGCTGGTGCCCCTGCTTATTGGTATCGTGCTTTCATTGGAGTCATTTTGATTGTGGCTGCCGTAATCAATGCAAGAATTCGAAAGAAGGTGGCAGGATGA
- a CDS encoding ATP-binding cassette domain-containing protein, whose product MSELLVEMRGISKRFGKVQALKKVDFSVKKQEVVGLLGDNGAGKSTLIKILVGYYQPDEGEIYFEGKRVQFRSPRESRDLGIETVYQDLALVNLMPLWRNFFLGRELMIKFGPFKFLKIKEMKTQSLKILKDIGITFRDPDEAVAMMSGGERQAIAIARAIHFGAKLLIMDEPTAALSVGETKRVLEHILEAKKKGISVVFITHNIYHVYEVADRLVILEKGEKIGDYKKDEVTPQQVMDIIAASAGVK is encoded by the coding sequence ATGAGCGAACTGCTTGTTGAAATGAGAGGGATAAGCAAAAGATTTGGAAAAGTTCAGGCTTTAAAGAAAGTTGATTTCAGCGTGAAAAAGCAAGAAGTAGTAGGTCTTCTTGGAGACAACGGAGCGGGAAAGTCAACGTTGATAAAAATTCTTGTCGGGTACTATCAACCAGATGAAGGGGAAATCTATTTTGAAGGTAAACGTGTTCAATTCCGCTCTCCGCGCGAGTCTAGAGACCTTGGAATTGAAACTGTGTATCAAGATCTTGCCTTAGTCAATCTTATGCCGTTGTGGAGAAACTTTTTTCTTGGCAGGGAATTGATGATAAAATTTGGTCCTTTCAAGTTTTTGAAAATCAAAGAGATGAAAACACAATCGTTGAAGATTTTGAAAGACATCGGTATAACTTTTCGAGACCCTGATGAAGCGGTTGCCATGATGTCTGGTGGCGAACGACAAGCTATTGCAATTGCCAGAGCTATACATTTTGGTGCCAAACTTTTGATAATGGATGAACCCACTGCAGCTCTTTCGGTGGGAGAAACAAAGAGGGTTTTAGAACATATACTTGAAGCAAAAAAGAAAGGAATATCGGTAGTTTTCATAACTCATAACATTTACCACGTTTATGAGGTTGCAGACAGGCTAGTGATATTGGAAAAGGGTGAAAAAATAGGAGATTACAAAAAGGATGAAGTAACCCCACAGCAAGTTATGGACATAATCGCTGCCTCAGCTGGTGTGAAATGA
- a CDS encoding PfkB family carbohydrate kinase gives MQMTFIGHVSKDINKTLRATTIAPGGGVYYGSIAASRLGATCSVITKCAEEDKTLFAEMTQAVAAVFFKSSQRTTTIENLYPSDNPDDRISRVLSLADSFSLDDILRIESQIFVISALWHGEIPEDLLPILRKGCDLLALDAQGFLRNIDSNGQMVYSKWDRLDLLKLVDVFKVDSKEAFVLTGHKDRLTACQKIKELGVKIVLLTHNQGVCAYDGKNFYEAKFAPYKLEGRTGRGDTCLASFLASFDQPLDVAVKISAEVTSKKMQYPGPYKG, from the coding sequence ATGCAAATGACTTTCATTGGTCATGTATCAAAGGACATTAACAAGACTTTAAGAGCAACTACAATCGCACCAGGTGGGGGAGTTTATTACGGAAGTATAGCGGCAAGCAGGCTTGGTGCAACTTGTTCTGTTATAACCAAATGTGCCGAGGAGGATAAGACCTTATTTGCCGAGATGACCCAAGCGGTTGCTGCTGTTTTTTTCAAAAGTAGTCAAAGGACGACAACAATAGAGAATCTTTACCCATCTGATAATCCAGATGATCGAATCAGTAGAGTTCTTAGTTTAGCGGATAGCTTTTCGCTGGATGATATTTTGCGAATCGAAAGTCAGATATTTGTTATAAGTGCCCTTTGGCACGGGGAAATACCAGAAGATTTGCTGCCGATCCTTAGGAAAGGTTGTGACCTTCTAGCGCTGGATGCTCAAGGTTTTCTTCGAAATATTGATTCAAACGGTCAAATGGTGTATTCAAAATGGGACAGATTGGACCTTCTGAAACTTGTGGATGTTTTCAAAGTTGATAGTAAAGAAGCCTTCGTTCTAACTGGTCATAAAGATCGGCTTACTGCTTGCCAGAAGATTAAGGAGCTTGGTGTCAAAATAGTTTTACTCACACACAATCAAGGTGTTTGTGCCTACGACGGCAAGAATTTTTATGAAGCAAAGTTTGCACCTTACAAACTTGAGGGAAGAACTGGTCGTGGAGATACTTGTCTTGCAAGTTTTTTAGCTTCTTTTGATCAACCACTTGATGTTGCTGTGAAGATATCGGCGGAGGTGACCTCGAAAAAAATGCAATATCCTGGTCCTTACAAGGGTTAA
- a CDS encoding ABC transporter substrate-binding protein, which produces MKRFLLVAILCFATLIFAEQVLHMYTALDENEWPIYVKAFEQATGIKVNVVRMSSGEILARIEAESKNPRASIWFGGPAVDHIAAKKKGLLEPYKSAATEKVPEAFKDPEGYWVGFYFGAIGFGTNTEHLKQLKVDPPRSWYDLLKPEFKGRIAVAYPYTSGTAYTVLAALVAIMGEDEAFKYWKELDKQIHHYTKSGSAPVTEAGLGEVTIAIAFAHDIIAKGIAKGYPLVLTFPKEPTGYEIGAMSLIKGGPEPELAKKFIDWMLSAEAQSLFKQWYRIPINPDAEVAPGAVKMQDVNVVSMDFDYFGREKDRLIERWKEEIEYGK; this is translated from the coding sequence GTGAAGAGGTTTTTGCTGGTTGCTATTCTGTGTTTTGCAACGCTGATTTTTGCTGAACAAGTTCTGCATATGTATACTGCTCTTGATGAAAACGAATGGCCAATTTATGTCAAGGCATTCGAACAAGCCACAGGAATCAAAGTTAACGTTGTGAGAATGTCTTCAGGAGAAATTTTGGCAAGAATTGAAGCTGAGTCAAAAAATCCTCGTGCAAGTATTTGGTTTGGAGGACCTGCAGTTGATCATATTGCTGCAAAGAAAAAAGGACTTCTTGAACCATACAAATCTGCTGCAACGGAAAAAGTTCCGGAAGCTTTCAAAGATCCAGAAGGTTATTGGGTTGGATTTTACTTTGGGGCAATAGGATTTGGAACCAACACAGAGCATTTGAAACAGCTTAAAGTCGATCCACCAAGATCATGGTATGACTTACTCAAGCCAGAATTCAAAGGTAGGATCGCTGTTGCGTATCCATACACTTCTGGAACTGCTTATACAGTGCTGGCAGCACTTGTGGCAATAATGGGGGAAGACGAGGCTTTCAAATACTGGAAAGAACTTGATAAGCAAATTCATCATTACACCAAATCTGGCTCAGCACCTGTAACTGAAGCTGGTTTGGGAGAAGTAACGATAGCTATAGCTTTTGCCCACGATATTATTGCAAAAGGTATTGCGAAAGGTTATCCTCTTGTTTTGACTTTCCCGAAAGAACCTACAGGTTATGAAATAGGAGCCATGTCTCTTATCAAAGGAGGACCCGAGCCAGAGTTAGCCAAAAAGTTCATCGATTGGATGCTCTCAGCAGAAGCCCAAAGTTTGTTCAAGCAATGGTACAGAATTCCAATCAATCCCGACGCAGAAGTTGCGCCTGGCGCGGTAAAAATGCAAGATGTAAACGTAGTATCGATGGACTTTGACTATTTCGGAAGGGAAAAGGACAGACTCATTGAAAGATGGAAAGAAGAAATCGAATACGGTAAGTGA
- a CDS encoding ABC transporter permease: protein MYIKQIKRVLNEPVLLFLIVSCWILLALFMLYPLIMVGLKSFQPRPGIFGLDVYRTIFTRRYFITPIFNTLKLGVTVASIGVLIGYLFAYSIVKVNIPLKAIFRTIAIFPIVSPPFVVALSLIMLLGRNGILTKTIFGGKAPFQIYGFWGLVIVETLAYFPTAFMTIEAVLLSIGSDLEEASMSLGSGKWRTFWTVTFPLSMPGILSAWLLVFSQSMADFGNPLILGGRFQVLSVAAYLEITGSYRISHGSALAVLLLIPNLIAFFAQRYWLSRKSYVTITGKPSSIKVLEPPWWVKMIFILICLVLIAGILLIYGTVFIGSFTKLWGVDHNFTLANYKYAFGRTTLKYLIDTLLLASVATPICGVLGILIAYLVARKEFPTRRLMEATALLGFAVPGTVFGIGYLLAFNDKPMVLTGTALIIILVFIFRELAVGVQNGVAVLYQIDKSIEEASLDLGASSGKTFWRITMPLLMPAFFNALFTAFVRSMTAISAVIFVVSARWNLLTVRILGAVENADLAQAAALSWILIAIVLLAMFLLRFLTINFSYQVKLRGIGV from the coding sequence ATGTATATCAAGCAAATTAAAAGAGTTTTAAATGAACCTGTATTGTTGTTTCTGATAGTTTCTTGCTGGATATTGCTAGCTCTTTTTATGCTTTATCCATTGATAATGGTTGGTTTGAAAAGTTTTCAACCAAGACCTGGAATCTTTGGACTTGACGTTTATCGAACGATTTTTACCAGAAGATATTTTATAACCCCCATCTTCAACACTCTAAAGCTTGGTGTCACTGTAGCATCCATAGGGGTTCTCATAGGTTATCTCTTTGCTTATTCAATAGTGAAAGTAAATATTCCATTGAAAGCAATTTTCAGAACGATTGCCATATTTCCCATAGTTTCTCCACCATTCGTTGTGGCGTTATCGTTGATTATGTTGCTTGGAAGGAACGGTATTCTAACAAAAACAATTTTCGGTGGTAAAGCACCTTTTCAAATATACGGATTTTGGGGATTGGTCATTGTTGAAACCTTGGCTTACTTTCCAACGGCTTTCATGACAATCGAAGCAGTTTTGTTATCCATAGGTTCTGATCTTGAAGAAGCTTCGATGAGTCTTGGTTCTGGAAAGTGGAGAACTTTTTGGACAGTGACTTTTCCTCTTTCCATGCCTGGAATACTATCTGCTTGGTTATTGGTTTTCTCTCAATCGATGGCAGATTTTGGAAATCCGCTGATACTTGGTGGTCGATTCCAAGTGTTAAGCGTTGCTGCATATTTGGAGATAACAGGTTCTTACAGAATTTCTCATGGTTCTGCTCTTGCTGTTTTGCTTTTGATTCCAAACTTAATAGCGTTCTTCGCCCAACGGTACTGGCTTTCGAGAAAATCGTATGTTACAATCACTGGGAAACCTTCTTCAATAAAAGTGCTAGAACCTCCTTGGTGGGTGAAGATGATTTTCATCTTAATATGTTTGGTGCTTATCGCAGGAATACTTTTGATCTACGGTACAGTTTTTATAGGTTCGTTCACAAAACTTTGGGGTGTTGATCACAATTTTACGCTTGCTAACTACAAGTACGCCTTTGGAAGAACAACCTTAAAGTACTTAATTGATACACTTCTTCTTGCTTCGGTTGCGACACCAATTTGTGGTGTGCTAGGTATACTTATAGCTTATTTGGTTGCAAGAAAAGAGTTTCCGACTAGAAGGCTTATGGAGGCAACTGCTTTGCTTGGCTTTGCAGTCCCTGGAACAGTGTTTGGTATAGGTTATCTTCTTGCCTTCAACGACAAACCGATGGTACTTACCGGCACCGCTTTGATAATAATTTTGGTCTTTATCTTTCGTGAATTAGCTGTTGGTGTGCAGAATGGTGTAGCTGTCTTGTATCAAATAGACAAATCAATAGAAGAAGCATCCTTAGACTTAGGTGCAAGCAGCGGCAAAACTTTTTGGAGGATAACCATGCCTTTACTGATGCCAGCATTTTTCAACGCTTTGTTCACAGCTTTTGTCAGAAGCATGACGGCTATAAGCGCTGTTATTTTCGTGGTATCTGCTCGTTGGAACTTACTAACAGTTCGAATACTTGGAGCCGTTGAAAACGCAGATCTTGCACAAGCTGCTGCTTTAAGTTGGATTTTGATAGCCATAGTTCTTTTGGCAATGTTTCTACTTAGGTTTTTGACAATTAACTTCTCCTATCAGGTCAAGCTCAGGGGGATAGGAGTATGA